The following proteins are encoded in a genomic region of Magnolia sinica isolate HGM2019 chromosome 1, MsV1, whole genome shotgun sequence:
- the LOC131254722 gene encoding molybdate transporter 1, whose amino-acid sequence MNGQDRHSPRRSTTIENPSETTNGACSASNLIQKIRNNLILRSKWAELNGAMGDLGTYIPIIMALTLAKDLNLGITLIFTGIYNIITGMIYGVPMPVQPMKAIAAVAISHGPDFGVPEIMAAGICTGGTLLVLGVTGLMEFAYKLIPLPVVRGVQLSQGLSFALTAVKYVRNVQNFSKGKASGENRRWLGLDGLILALVCACFIVIVSGAGEETDEADDEMDGGDGVLCGESTDKRGRFWRFFMYLPSAMIVFLLGVVLAIIRRPSVVKEIEFGPSNVNVVRISAHSWKEGFLKGAIPQIPLSVLNSVIAVCKLSSDLFPGKDFSVTSVSVSVGLMNLVGCWFGAMPCCHGAGGLAGQYKFGGRSGGCVAILGTAKLALGIVLGSSIVRILMQFPVGLLGVLLLFAGIELAMASKDMNSKAESFVMLVCTAVSLVGSSAALGFVCGIVVHVLLMLRSWKIKSWKIWHG is encoded by the coding sequence ATGAACGGCCAAGATCGCCATTCCCCACGTCGCAGCACCACCATCGAAAACCCATCGGAAACAACCAACGGCGCCTGTTCAGCCTCCAACCTCATTCAAAAGATCAGAAACAATCTCATCCTTCGATCAAAATGGGCGGAACTCAACGGAGCGATGGGAGATTTGGGAACGTACATCCCCATAATCATGGCCTTGACACTAGCCAAGGACCTTAACCTTGGTATCACACTCATTTTCACTGGCATCTACAACATCATCACCGGCATGATCTACGGCGTACCGATGCCTGTCCAACCCATGAAGGCGATCGCAGCCGTTGCAATCTCCCACGGTCCGGATTTCGGCGTCCCCGAGATCATGGCAGCTGGAATCTGCACCGGCGGGACGCTTCTTGTGCTGGGAGTAACAGGGCTAATGGAATTCGCTTACAAGCTCATCCCTCTGCCGGTGGTGAGAGGCGTCCAGCTCTCACAGGGCCTGTCCTTCGCTTTAACGGCCGTTAAGTACGTTCGGAATGTTCAGAACTTCTCAAAAGGGAAAGCTAGCGGCGAGAATCGCCGTTGGCTGGGCTTAGATGGGCTGATCTTAGCCCTTGTTTGTGCTTGTTTTATTGTGATTGTCAGTGGAGCGGGCGAAGAAACCGATGAAGCTGATGATGAGATGGACGGTGGTGATGGGGTTTTATGCGGTGAATCGACGGATAAGAGAGGGCGGTTTTGGAGATTTTTTATGTACCTTCCATCAGCTATGATTGTGTTCTTGTTGGGTGTTGTTTTGGCTATCATAAGGAGGCCCAGTGTAGTGAAGGagattgaatttggaccgtccaatgtGAATGTAGTGAGGATATCTGCTCATTCCTGGAAGGAAGGCTTCTTGAAAGGTGCGATACCGCAAATACCTCTTTCCGTTCTCAACTCCGTGATAGCGGTGTGTAAGCTGTCGTCGGATCTCTTCCCGGGGAAGGATTTCTCGGTGACGTCGGTGTCTGTGAGCGTTGGGCTGATGAATTTGGTGGGATGCTGGTTCGGCGCCATGCCGTGCTGCCATGGGGCTGGTGGGCTCGCTGGGCAGTACAAGTTCGGAGGGAGGAGCGGTGGGTGCGTTGCTATCTTGGGGACAGCTAAACTAGCGTTGGGGATCGTCTTGGGCAGCTCGATCGTGAGGATCTTGATGCAGTTTCCGGTGGGGTTGTTGGGTGTGCTTCTCTTGTTTGCGGGGATCGAGCTGGCCATGGCTTCAAAGGATATGAATTCCAAGGCGGAATCGTTCGTTATGCTCGTCTGCACTGCTGTTTCGCTGGTGGGGTCCAGCGCCGCGCTCGGGTTCGTGTGTGGGATTGTGGTGCATGTCCTTCTCATGCTTAGGAGCTGGAAGATCAAGAGCTGGAAGATTTGGCATGGATGA